In Lujinxingia sediminis, a single genomic region encodes these proteins:
- a CDS encoding SEC-C metal-binding domain-containing protein — MSEATPASEIPESIGRNDPCPCGSGQKYKRCCQRTHQIQKESEKQSREPHQLIGSKTIPYKVYKVLTQVHESNALAFYYDLSHEAGPFRERYPEKSAFIEAVDKGEDAPVAGPDYDLQHFRIDGPDVLMVLTRGQNDPRVEEVEVDVVTLRPNQLGADGQEREVAYRGFRIWDVQHHTLKKDDFNATSFPDLSKLGVSWKKVD, encoded by the coding sequence ATGTCTGAAGCGACCCCCGCCTCCGAGATCCCCGAGAGCATTGGCCGCAATGATCCCTGCCCCTGCGGCAGCGGCCAGAAGTACAAGCGCTGCTGCCAGCGCACTCACCAGATTCAGAAAGAGAGCGAGAAGCAGAGCCGTGAGCCTCATCAGCTCATCGGTTCGAAGACCATCCCTTATAAGGTCTACAAAGTTCTCACTCAGGTCCATGAGAGCAACGCCCTGGCCTTCTATTACGACCTCAGCCATGAGGCCGGCCCCTTCCGTGAGCGCTACCCCGAGAAGAGCGCCTTTATCGAGGCGGTCGACAAGGGCGAGGATGCGCCGGTGGCCGGCCCGGACTACGATCTTCAGCACTTCCGCATCGACGGGCCCGACGTGCTCATGGTGCTCACCCGCGGTCAGAACGATCCGCGAGTTGAAGAGGTCGAGGTCGACGTGGTGACGCTTCGCCCCAACCAACTCGGTGCCGACGGCCAGGAGCGCGAGGTCGCATACCGTGGCTTCCGCATCTGGGATGTGCAGCATCACACGCTCAAAAAGGACGACTTCAACGCCACGTCCTTCCCCGACCTGAGCAAGCTCGGTGTGAGCTGGAAGAAGGTTGACTGA
- a CDS encoding (Fe-S)-binding protein, whose product MDSFLELSTGHQWFRVVLGICVLVGFGFAARTVYWLLRYVAAGQGDLKTSQIPERIKGIITQVLGQARVIAEPAGVLHLFIFWGFLILQLETLEYIARAFKWDFHLSAFIGRAGYNGALFMQDVFGFLVLVAILMSAFRRYVIRPKHSLQSVDGAVIIALIASLMITKFIANGAEIAFISVENQAHDAQWTPVALFTSTILQSLGASPQSEGMFWIYHVSYWLHIGIVVAFANYIPFGKHLHLIGAIPNIFFRKLEPSGALYPIDMEDENVESFGAARVEDLRWKQLLDTYACTECGRCEHYCPAYNTGKALNPMAVIHNIKEHLREKGVAAIRGNNPEAAEEFPPLAGGIITKEELWACTTCGACVANCPVYIEHVDTIVDMRRYLALMESDFSAEVGRTFRNMENNSNPWGISSSYRADWAEGLDIPLMSEMTSAPDYLFFVGCAGSFDDRQKKVTQAFAKILRSAGVSVAILGPEEACTGDPARRIGNEYLYWMLATQNIETMNSYGVTKIITTCPHCFHTIGKEYPQLGGHYEVLHHTALLNELIQHQRIQLKPSATMKVTYHDSCYIGRWDNSYSNPREVLQSVPGVVMQEMDLNKKQSFCCGAGGGRMWMEETEGKRVNIERTDQALATTPDAIAVNCPFCLTMFDDGLKNRGADEVKLLDLAEIIAENLVETAPEETIEAAAE is encoded by the coding sequence GTGGACAGCTTCCTCGAACTCAGCACGGGTCATCAATGGTTCCGCGTGGTCCTGGGCATCTGCGTGCTCGTGGGCTTTGGCTTTGCGGCCCGCACCGTTTACTGGCTTCTGCGCTATGTCGCCGCCGGCCAGGGTGACCTCAAAACCAGTCAGATCCCCGAGCGCATCAAAGGCATCATCACCCAGGTTCTTGGCCAGGCGCGCGTGATCGCCGAACCGGCCGGAGTCCTGCACCTCTTTATTTTCTGGGGCTTCCTGATCCTTCAGCTGGAAACGCTGGAGTACATCGCGCGTGCCTTTAAGTGGGACTTTCACCTGAGCGCATTTATTGGCCGTGCCGGCTACAACGGCGCGCTCTTCATGCAGGATGTCTTTGGCTTCCTGGTGCTTGTGGCGATTTTGATGTCGGCGTTCCGCCGTTACGTCATCCGCCCCAAACACTCCCTGCAGTCGGTGGACGGCGCCGTGATCATCGCGCTTATCGCGTCATTGATGATCACCAAGTTTATCGCCAATGGTGCCGAGATCGCCTTTATCAGCGTGGAGAACCAGGCGCATGACGCGCAGTGGACCCCGGTGGCACTTTTCACCTCCACGATCCTGCAGAGCCTGGGTGCCTCGCCGCAGTCTGAGGGCATGTTCTGGATCTACCACGTCTCCTACTGGCTCCACATCGGCATCGTTGTGGCCTTTGCCAACTACATTCCCTTCGGCAAGCACCTGCACCTGATCGGGGCGATTCCCAACATCTTCTTCCGCAAGCTCGAGCCCTCCGGCGCGCTCTACCCCATCGACATGGAAGACGAGAATGTGGAGTCCTTCGGGGCGGCCCGCGTTGAAGATCTGCGCTGGAAGCAGCTCCTCGACACCTACGCCTGCACCGAGTGCGGACGCTGCGAGCATTACTGCCCGGCGTACAACACCGGCAAGGCGCTCAACCCGATGGCCGTGATCCACAACATCAAAGAGCACCTTCGCGAGAAAGGCGTTGCTGCGATCCGGGGAAACAACCCGGAGGCCGCCGAGGAGTTCCCCCCTCTGGCCGGGGGTATCATCACCAAAGAAGAGCTGTGGGCCTGCACCACCTGCGGGGCGTGCGTGGCCAACTGCCCGGTCTACATTGAGCACGTCGATACCATCGTCGACATGCGCCGCTATCTGGCGCTGATGGAATCGGACTTCTCGGCGGAGGTCGGTCGCACCTTCCGCAACATGGAGAACAACTCCAACCCCTGGGGCATCTCCTCGTCCTACCGCGCCGACTGGGCCGAAGGTCTCGACATCCCCCTGATGAGCGAGATGACCTCGGCTCCGGACTACCTCTTCTTCGTGGGCTGCGCCGGAAGCTTCGACGACCGCCAGAAGAAAGTGACCCAGGCCTTCGCCAAGATCCTTCGTTCGGCAGGCGTCTCGGTGGCGATCCTGGGGCCGGAAGAGGCCTGCACCGGCGACCCTGCCCGTCGTATCGGTAACGAGTACCTCTACTGGATGCTCGCGACTCAGAACATCGAGACGATGAACAGCTACGGGGTCACCAAAATCATCACCACCTGCCCCCATTGCTTCCACACCATCGGCAAAGAGTACCCGCAGCTGGGCGGACACTACGAGGTGCTCCACCACACCGCGCTGCTCAATGAGCTGATTCAGCATCAGCGCATTCAGCTCAAGCCCTCGGCGACGATGAAGGTCACCTACCACGACTCCTGCTACATCGGGCGCTGGGACAACAGCTACTCCAACCCCCGTGAGGTGCTTCAGTCTGTGCCCGGGGTGGTCATGCAGGAGATGGATCTTAATAAGAAGCAGAGCTTCTGCTGCGGCGCCGGTGGCGGCCGTATGTGGATGGAAGAGACCGAAGGCAAGCGCGTTAACATCGAGCGCACCGACCAGGCCCTGGCCACCACGCCGGACGCCATCGCGGTCAACTGTCCCTTCTGCCTGACGATGTTCGACGACGGCCTCAAGAACCGCGGTGCCGACGAAGTCAAACTGCTCGACCTGGCCGAGATCATCGCAGAAAACCTCGTGGAAACCGCTCCCGAGGAGACGATTGAGGCGGCGGCAGAGTAA
- the glyA gene encoding serine hydroxymethyltransferase, translating into MQQADPEVFEILEAEDQRQHNTVRLIASENYTSKAVMEATGSRLTNKYSEGYPGKRYYQGQENTDRIERLACERAKALFGADHVNIQPYSGSPANLAAFYALLEPGDKVLGMGLPFGGHLTHGWKVSFSGRFYDAHAYAVDPTTEQIDYDAVAAQAREVRPKMLICGASAYPRFIDFERFAEIAHDVGAVLLADIAHIAGLVAAGVHPSPVEVADVVTTTTHKTLRGPRGGMILCKSEHAKAIDRAVFPGLQGGPHMNAVAAAAVAFGEANTDSFKAYAQQVVDNARALAEGLLTYDLRLVTGGTDNHLVLLDLSPRDIGGRAAAVALEAAGIVVNSNSIPFDTRKPFDPSGIRIGTAAVTTRGMDQAAMGQIADFIGRALNSIDDDAALNAIRADVEAFCADYPIP; encoded by the coding sequence ATGCAACAGGCCGATCCGGAAGTCTTCGAGATCCTCGAAGCGGAAGATCAGCGCCAGCACAACACCGTGCGCCTGATCGCCAGCGAAAACTACACCTCCAAGGCGGTGATGGAGGCCACCGGGAGCCGGCTCACTAACAAGTACAGCGAGGGCTACCCGGGCAAGCGCTACTACCAGGGCCAGGAGAATACCGACCGCATCGAACGCCTGGCCTGTGAGCGCGCAAAGGCTCTTTTTGGAGCCGACCACGTCAACATCCAGCCTTATAGCGGCTCCCCGGCAAACCTGGCGGCCTTCTACGCGCTGCTGGAGCCCGGCGATAAAGTTCTTGGCATGGGACTTCCCTTCGGCGGGCATCTGACCCACGGATGGAAGGTGAGCTTCTCGGGACGCTTCTACGACGCGCACGCCTACGCGGTGGATCCGACCACCGAGCAGATCGACTACGACGCCGTCGCGGCCCAGGCCCGCGAGGTTCGCCCGAAGATGCTGATTTGCGGAGCGTCGGCCTATCCCCGCTTCATCGATTTTGAACGCTTTGCCGAGATCGCCCACGACGTCGGCGCGGTGCTCCTGGCCGACATCGCCCATATCGCGGGGCTGGTCGCCGCCGGCGTCCACCCCTCCCCGGTGGAGGTCGCCGATGTGGTCACCACCACCACGCACAAGACGCTTCGTGGCCCGCGCGGAGGCATGATTCTGTGCAAATCGGAACATGCGAAAGCCATTGACCGCGCGGTCTTCCCGGGCCTTCAGGGCGGTCCCCATATGAACGCGGTGGCTGCGGCTGCTGTCGCGTTTGGAGAAGCCAACACGGACTCCTTCAAAGCCTACGCGCAGCAGGTCGTCGACAACGCCCGCGCGCTGGCCGAGGGCCTGCTGACCTATGATCTTCGACTGGTGACCGGCGGAACCGACAACCACCTGGTGTTGCTCGACTTAAGCCCGCGTGACATCGGCGGGCGAGCCGCAGCCGTGGCCCTGGAGGCGGCAGGGATCGTCGTCAACTCCAACTCCATTCCCTTTGACACGCGCAAGCCCTTCGATCCCTCCGGCATTCGAATCGGCACCGCCGCTGTGACCACGCGCGGCATGGATCAGGCTGCCATGGGGCAGATCGCTGACTTTATCGGCCGCGCCCTCAACTCCATCGATGACGACGCTGCGCTCAACGCGATTCGCGCCGACGTCGAGGCGTTCTGCGCCGACTACCCCATCCCTTAA
- a CDS encoding tetratricopeptide repeat protein, with product MYNLLISIAGSLVVTLLVGFLVGGGELRIAYGIVPGLITLATIYIILARRSMKAVQDVMARAQVDLQANRIDRGIETIKEAYPIGKWQFFITSQVDGQIGTVLYMSQRFDEAEPFLKRSFKRNWVARAMLGTLLYKRKRYDEMEKVFEEAVIANKKESLLWNLYAYCMWKSGQRDKAIKVLNRAMEKLEGDQRTESNLKALQNNRKMKMRGWNLMWYQFHLDRPPAQRQQAQFRRR from the coding sequence ATGTACAACCTTCTTATCAGCATCGCAGGCTCGCTCGTCGTCACCCTCCTCGTTGGCTTTCTTGTGGGAGGCGGCGAGCTGCGCATCGCCTACGGCATCGTCCCCGGGCTCATTACGCTGGCGACGATTTACATCATCCTGGCCCGCCGCTCGATGAAAGCCGTGCAGGATGTGATGGCTCGCGCTCAGGTTGACCTCCAGGCCAATCGCATCGACCGCGGCATCGAAACCATCAAAGAAGCCTACCCGATCGGAAAATGGCAGTTCTTCATCACCTCCCAGGTCGACGGCCAGATCGGAACCGTTCTCTACATGAGCCAGCGCTTCGATGAGGCCGAGCCTTTCCTCAAGCGCTCGTTTAAGCGCAACTGGGTGGCGCGCGCGATGCTGGGCACCCTTCTCTACAAGCGCAAGCGCTACGACGAGATGGAAAAGGTCTTTGAGGAGGCGGTCATCGCCAATAAAAAAGAGAGCCTGCTGTGGAACCTCTACGCCTACTGCATGTGGAAGAGTGGCCAGCGCGACAAGGCGATCAAAGTGCTCAACCGTGCCATGGAGAAGCTCGAGGGCGATCAGCGTACTGAGAGCAACCTCAAAGCCCTGCAGAACAACCGTAAGATGAAGATGCGAGGCTGGAACCTGATGTGGTATCAGTTCCACCTCGACCGGCCGCCGGCCCAGCGCCAGCAGGCTCAGTTTCGTCGCCGTTAA
- a CDS encoding Hsp70 family protein, producing MSEIVAGIDLGTSNSVISVVLEGEAIVIPDAQGRRVHPSIVHLMTGGQAIVGNDARPYRLSDPMNTVFSAKRLIGRPYDSPEIKMLMGLFPFPIIPAEDNTPRIQVQQQLHPPEGIGARVLHYLKGLAEDYLGQPVTRAVITVPANFDEAQRRATKRAGELAGLEVLRLINEPTAAALAYGYGSDRRERVAIYDFGGGTFDVTLLELRGNVFEVLSTAGNSYLGGDDFDFRLVSAILNAFERQHHVDLSADDLVRQRLRVYAEEIKKGLSQQDAVRMMIRETIPGTVTELELDFSLTRDNFEKRCSDIVDQSLTTCEDALRSAGLQRAEIDHLVLVGGSTRVPLVQRRAREFFNREPVLGIDPDEVVAVGAAVFGASMVQEQAAPAPMPAIPALAGFEEGIEELDESWLEEIDAVEQGAQAGPLLIDVTPHALGVATVGGVMDIIIERNGQLPLERSRYFSTSRDDQTRVVLPIYSGNSRRIEDNQQLGVLELTDIPPGPREEVQIEVTFEVDTNGMLSVRATDMRTGFNQFAQLSISGDSQIHDYDASNLLM from the coding sequence ATGTCGGAGATTGTCGCAGGGATCGACCTTGGAACCTCGAACTCCGTGATCTCGGTGGTGCTGGAGGGGGAGGCGATCGTGATCCCGGACGCGCAGGGGCGCCGCGTGCATCCGTCGATCGTTCATTTGATGACGGGCGGGCAGGCCATCGTCGGAAACGACGCGCGCCCTTATCGACTCAGCGATCCGATGAACACGGTCTTCAGCGCCAAACGTCTGATCGGGCGTCCGTACGATAGCCCCGAGATCAAGATGTTGATGGGGCTCTTCCCTTTTCCGATCATTCCGGCGGAGGACAACACGCCGCGCATCCAGGTGCAGCAGCAACTTCATCCGCCTGAGGGTATCGGCGCGCGGGTTCTGCACTATCTCAAAGGGCTGGCCGAGGACTATCTGGGGCAGCCGGTGACCCGCGCCGTGATCACGGTTCCGGCAAACTTCGATGAGGCGCAGCGGCGCGCCACGAAACGCGCCGGGGAACTCGCCGGGCTCGAAGTGCTCCGCCTGATCAATGAGCCTACCGCCGCGGCCCTGGCCTACGGTTACGGCAGTGATAGGCGCGAGCGCGTGGCGATCTACGACTTTGGCGGAGGCACCTTTGATGTGACGCTGCTGGAGCTTCGCGGCAACGTCTTTGAGGTGCTTTCCACCGCGGGGAACAGCTATCTGGGAGGGGACGACTTCGATTTTCGGCTGGTCAGTGCGATCCTCAACGCGTTTGAACGCCAGCACCACGTCGATCTCTCGGCCGATGACCTGGTGCGTCAGCGTCTGCGTGTCTACGCCGAGGAGATCAAAAAAGGTCTGAGCCAGCAGGACGCCGTGCGCATGATGATCCGTGAGACCATCCCGGGCACGGTGACCGAGCTGGAACTCGACTTCTCGCTGACCCGCGACAACTTCGAGAAACGCTGCTCCGACATCGTCGACCAGAGCCTGACAACCTGCGAAGACGCCCTGCGCAGCGCGGGGTTGCAGCGCGCGGAGATCGACCACCTGGTGCTCGTTGGAGGCTCGACGCGGGTGCCGCTGGTGCAGCGACGGGCCAGGGAGTTCTTTAACCGCGAGCCGGTGTTGGGCATTGATCCGGACGAGGTGGTCGCTGTCGGTGCTGCGGTTTTCGGCGCGTCGATGGTGCAAGAGCAGGCCGCGCCGGCACCGATGCCGGCGATTCCGGCGCTCGCAGGTTTTGAGGAGGGCATCGAGGAGCTCGATGAGAGCTGGCTCGAAGAGATCGATGCAGTCGAGCAGGGCGCTCAGGCCGGCCCGCTGCTCATCGACGTCACCCCCCACGCCCTGGGTGTGGCGACGGTCGGCGGCGTGATGGACATTATTATTGAGCGCAACGGACAACTCCCACTGGAGCGCTCCCGCTACTTCTCGACGTCGCGCGACGATCAGACCCGGGTGGTGCTTCCGATCTACTCGGGCAACAGCCGACGCATCGAGGACAATCAGCAGCTTGGCGTCTTGGAGCTGACCGACATTCCCCCGGGGCCGCGCGAAGAGGTGCAGATTGAGGTGACCTTTGAGGTCGATACCAACGGCATGCTCAGCGTCAGGGCCACCGATATGCGCACCGGGTTTAATCAATTTGCGCAGCTTTCGATCAGCGGCGACTCCCAGATCCACGACTATGACGCAAGCAACCTGTTGATGTGA